The Actinocorallia herbida DNA window GACGTCGGCTGGGGAGAGATCGGGGCCTACGGGCAGCGGAAGATCACGACGCCGCGGATCGACCGGATGGCCGCCGAAGGCCTCATGTTCACGCAGGCCTACGCTTCCTCGCCGGTGTGCGCGCCGGACCGGGCGTCGCTGTTCACCGGGCTGCACTCGGGCCACACTGCGGTGCGCCGCAACCCGCCACGCCACGGGGACCTCCCGCTCGGCGCCGACCCCACGTTCGCGTCCGTGCTGACCGGCCTCGGCTACCGCACCGGCCTGTTCGGCAAGTGGGGCTTCGGACCTGAGAGCGACGGCCCCGACCATCCCCTCTCGCACGGCTTCACCGACTTCTTCGGCTACCTGACCCACCACGCCGCCCACGACTACTACCCCGCGCGGCTGTGGGACGGCAGGCGGAGCGTGCCGCTCGACGGCAACGAAGGGGACGAAGGGGACCTCTACGGGCCGGACGTGATCATGGACAGGGCGATGGGCTTCCTGCGCGACGCCGCGTCGTCCCCCTTCCTGCTGATGCTCACCCCGACCCTGCCGCACGCACCTTCGACCATCCCCGATCTGGGCGCCTACGCCGACAAGGAGTGGAGCGGCCCCGACAAGGCGCACGCCGCCCAGGTGAGCCTTCTCGACACCTATGCCGGCCGCGTCATCGACACGGTGGCCGAACTGGGCCTGGCCGACGACACCGTCATCGTGTTCACCAGCGACAACGGACCGCATGAGGAGAAGGGCGTCGACCCGGACTTCTTCGCAGCGGCGGGCCCGTTCCGCGGCTACAAGCGCAGCCTGTACGAGGGCGGCATCCGCATCCCCTTCGTCGCTTGGTCGCCGAGGCTTCTGGCGGCGACCGCCGGGCAACGGAGCACCGCTTCGATCGCGCACTACGACCTGCTGCCCACGCTCGCGGATCTCGCCGGAGCGCCTGTGCCGCCCGGCCTCGACGGGATGTCGATGCGCCCGGCGCTGACGGGCCAGGGCGCGCTGCCGGAGCGTCCTTACCTTTACTGGGCGCGCGTGCACGCCGGCAGCACCCGGCGCCAGCGTGCCCTGGAGCACGGACGGGGCCGCGACGCCGCGGCGGCGGTGCGGTTCGGCCGGTGGAAGGCGATCGGGTTCGCACCCGCAGAGAACTACACTCCTCCCGGCCCCGGATGGCGGTACGAGCTGTACGACCTGGACACCGACCCCTCCGAAAGCCATGACGTGTCCGGGCGGTACCCGGAGTTGGTGCGTCGCGCGAAGGGCTATATGCGCGAGTCCTGGCGGTGACGGCGGGACCCGGAGGCCGCAGACGCGGCCCTGCCGCGAGCCGGCCGTCCGTCCCCCGTCGGGGCAAGGGGAGCGGGCGGCCGACGCGGATGTGGTGCGGTCTCAGCCGAAGGACAGGTCGCGGCGCCGGAAGGCGGCGAGACCGACGGCGGTGAGGACGAAGGCCGCGGCGGTCAGGGTGGTGAGCGGGGCGGCGGTGAATCCGGCGCCGAGCTTCGGCACGTGGGCGAACGGGGACAGGTCGAGCAGGACCGGGTCCAGGTCGAGGGCGGCGCCGACGAGCATGAGGAGGGGCAGCGCTCCGAACAGGATTGTGCCGACGGAGCCGAGGACCCAGACCGCCGGGATCTGGGCCAGGGCGATGCCGAGGACGCGGACCGACTCGCCGGACCCGCCCGCGCTGAGGCCGTGCACGAGGCCCGCGGCGAGGCCGCCGGCCGCGAGGATCGCCGCCGATCCCGCCGCCGCCATCGTGAGGTGCGCGGCGGCCCAGCGCAGCCGCCCGGTCGGGGTGGCCATGACGGGTTCGAGGTGCAGGGACGACTCCTCGGCGCGCAGGCGGAGGGTGGCCGAGACGGCGTAGCCGCAGGCGATGAGGCCCATGATGCCCATCGCGGAGCTGAAGTAGGCGTCGATGAGCCCGGCCTCGCCGCCGAGGCGGGCGAACACGTCGCCGAGCTCGGGGTTGTCGGCGATCAGGTCGCCGACGCTCCCGCCGAAGCCGCCGTAGACCGCGCCGAGCGCGGCGAATCCGGCGAGCCAGCCCGCGAGGCTGCGGCGGTGCAGCCGCCAGGCCAGGGAGAACGGCCCGCGCAGCCCCCGGGAGGCGTCGGCGGGGCCGAGCCGGTCGGGCAGCAGGCCCGCGCCGAGGTCACGGCGCGCGGTCATGCGGGCGGCGGCCCAGGCCAGCGCGAGCGCGAGGGCCGCGCCGAGCGCGAAAGTCCACCAGCGCTCCGCTTCGTACGGGCGCGAGCGCTGCACCCAGCCGAGCGGGGACGCCCACCCGAGCCAGGTGAGGCCGTCCGCGCTGTCGGCGGCCATCCGCACGACGAAGGCCGCACCGAGGACCGCGAGGCTCAGCCCGCGGGCCGCCGCGGCACCGATGGTGAGCTGGGCGGCGAGCCCGGCCACCGCGGCGAAGACCACTCCGGCCAGGGCGAGCTGCAACCCAAAGGCGATCGAGCCGGCCGCGGGCAGGTCCTGGGATGCCATGCCCGCGGCGGCGAGTGCGCC harbors:
- a CDS encoding arylsulfatase, with protein sequence MPKAAVKRRHLLLGGAAVASGAAALALWPRHPAESAAPRPSQAAVRRPNFIVILADDVGWGEIGAYGQRKITTPRIDRMAAEGLMFTQAYASSPVCAPDRASLFTGLHSGHTAVRRNPPRHGDLPLGADPTFASVLTGLGYRTGLFGKWGFGPESDGPDHPLSHGFTDFFGYLTHHAAHDYYPARLWDGRRSVPLDGNEGDEGDLYGPDVIMDRAMGFLRDAASSPFLLMLTPTLPHAPSTIPDLGAYADKEWSGPDKAHAAQVSLLDTYAGRVIDTVAELGLADDTVIVFTSDNGPHEEKGVDPDFFAAAGPFRGYKRSLYEGGIRIPFVAWSPRLLAATAGQRSTASIAHYDLLPTLADLAGAPVPPGLDGMSMRPALTGQGALPERPYLYWARVHAGSTRRQRALEHGRGRDAAAAVRFGRWKAIGFAPAENYTPPGPGWRYELYDLDTDPSESHDVSGRYPELVRRAKGYMRESWR
- a CDS encoding ABC transporter permease is translated as MNALTGTAGLIRLILRRDRFLLPLWILWLGAIPAGFTSATAELYPTAADQGKYAATIGANPTFLALYGPMYDPGLGGIVVQRASLIAVVIALIAALTVIRHTRAEEEAGRRELLGATRMGRAAPLAAALAVTMTACVVVGALAAAGMASQDLPAAGSIAFGLQLALAGVVFAAVAGLAAQLTIGAAAARGLSLAVLGAAFVVRMAADSADGLTWLGWASPLGWVQRSRPYEAERWWTFALGAALALALAWAAARMTARRDLGAGLLPDRLGPADASRGLRGPFSLAWRLHRRSLAGWLAGFAALGAVYGGFGGSVGDLIADNPELGDVFARLGGEAGLIDAYFSSAMGIMGLIACGYAVSATLRLRAEESSLHLEPVMATPTGRLRWAAAHLTMAAAGSAAILAAGGLAAGLVHGLSAGGSGESVRVLGIALAQIPAVWVLGSVGTILFGALPLLMLVGAALDLDPVLLDLSPFAHVPKLGAGFTAAPLTTLTAAAFVLTAVGLAAFRRRDLSFG